TTTTGCGGCCTTTAATTGCCTGACCTGCATCGGGCTCTGTCTGCTGATGGGCTATGCCGGACAGATATCTCTGGGCCACGGCGCATTTGTGGCCATCGGGGCTTATGCAGCCGGCATTTTTACCACTTCGCTTGGCTGGTCTCCCTGGATAGCCATCTTTGCGGGTGTTTTTATCGTCGCCGCGGTGTCGGCGGTAGTGGGGATACCGACCCTGCGGTTAAAGGGCCATTACCTGGCCATGGCAACCCTGGGGTTTGCCTCGATTGTGCATATACTCGCGGTGGCCACCGTGGAGGTTACGGGCGGGCCGTCCGGTCTGTTAAACATCCCCCGGATGTCTGTTTTCGGCTATGAGCTGGATTCAGATCTTAAATACTTCTATTTCAGCTGGGCGGTGGTGGTGATCGGGCTTTACCTGGCGTTTAACCTGATTAATTCCCGGATCGGCCGCAGTCTGCGCGCGTTGCACGGCAGCGAGGATGCAGCCGCCTCGCTGGGGGTAAATATTACTGCCTGCAAAATTCAGGTCTTCGTTCTAAGTGCTGTTTACGCCTCCATCAGCGGCAGCCTGTATGCCTATTACGTTAACTACATCGATCCCGGCCCGTTTGGCGTCATGCATTCGGTGCTGCTGGTGACCATGGTGGCCGTGGGCGGGATGCATAAAATCTGGGGGGCTTTTACCGGCGCTATGCTGCTTTCCCTTCTGCCGGAAGTGCTTTCTTTTTCAACCAATTACCTTAAAGTTATCGGGATTGCCTACCAGCCGGATTACGATATTCTGGTCTACGGGGGTATACTGCTGCTGATTATGCTGTTTTTGCCGGAAGGCGTTTTTGAAGGTCTTAGCCGGGCCGCCCGGGCCGGCCGGCAATTGGTCCGGCGGTGAGAGAATGCAGGATCGTCAATCCGGACATATCCTCTGGCTGGAAAACATCCGAAAGGTGTTTGGCGGAGTGGTGGCAGTAGATGATCTGACCCTGGGGGTTGAAAAGGACAGTGTCACTTCCGTGATTGGTCCCAACGGGGCCGGCAAAACCACCGTCTTTAATCTGATCACCGGTTTTCTGCCCCCGTCCGCCGGGCAGATCAGCTACTCGGGCCGGGTGATTAACAAGTTAAAACCCCATCGCATCGCTGCTTTAGGGGTTGCCCGCACGTTTCAAAATGTCCGGCTGTTTCCGCAGATGACGGTTCTGGAAAATGTCATGGTGGGCCGCCATTTAAGGTCCAAAGCGGGCATGCTCGTTTCCGCCGCCCTTCCGCCGGCGTGGCGGCCGGAGGAAAAGCGGGTTCAGCATGAAGCGATGGGCCACCTTGAGTTCGTGGGGCTGGCCGATCATGCGGATGCCATGGCGGGCAATCTGCCCCTGGGCAGTCAGCGGATGCTTGAGATCGCCCGTGCCCTGGCAGTTGAGCCCCGCCTGATTCTTTTGGATGAGCCGGCTGCCGGGCTAAACAGCCGGGAAACCATTGCCATGGGCGAGCTGATTGAAAAAATCCGGCAGCAGCAGATCACCGTGGTGCTGGTCGAGCATGATATGGAACTGGTGATGGAAGTCTCGGACCGGGTGATTGTAATTAATTTCGGCCGGCTGATCGGCGACGGCACGCCCGAATCGGTGCAGGAAAATCCGGATGTGATTGCCGCCTATCTGGGAGAATGATGGTAAAACGCGATGCTTCGTCTGGTTAACGTCAACAGCTATTACGGTCTGGTCCACACCCTGAAGAATGTCTCCGTTCATGTTAATGAAGGCGAAATTGTCTCCATGCTGGGTGCCAACGGGGCGGGGAAAACCACCACATTAAGGGCCATCAGCGGCCTTCAGCCGGTGCGCACCGGAAAGATTTATTTTGACGGCCGGGAGATTACGAACATGAGTCCGGAGAAACTCGTGGAAATGGGGCTTGCCCATGTGCCGGAGGGCCGGCAGATTTTTCAGCCCATGTCGGTTTATGATAACCTTGAATTGGGCGGTC
The DNA window shown above is from Desulfobacterales bacterium and carries:
- a CDS encoding ABC transporter ATP-binding protein, with translation MQDRQSGHILWLENIRKVFGGVVAVDDLTLGVEKDSVTSVIGPNGAGKTTVFNLITGFLPPSAGQISYSGRVINKLKPHRIAALGVARTFQNVRLFPQMTVLENVMVGRHLRSKAGMLVSAALPPAWRPEEKRVQHEAMGHLEFVGLADHADAMAGNLPLGSQRMLEIARALAVEPRLILLDEPAAGLNSRETIAMGELIEKIRQQQITVVLVEHDMELVMEVSDRVIVINFGRLIGDGTPESVQENPDVIAAYLGE
- a CDS encoding branched-chain amino acid ABC transporter permease, giving the protein MQGRDIAGLMALIAAVIAAPLTIGNDYYLGVLIFAAFNCLTCIGLCLLMGYAGQISLGHGAFVAIGAYAAGIFTTSLGWSPWIAIFAGVFIVAAVSAVVGIPTLRLKGHYLAMATLGFASIVHILAVATVEVTGGPSGLLNIPRMSVFGYELDSDLKYFYFSWAVVVIGLYLAFNLINSRIGRSLRALHGSEDAAASLGVNITACKIQVFVLSAVYASISGSLYAYYVNYIDPGPFGVMHSVLLVTMVAVGGMHKIWGAFTGAMLLSLLPEVLSFSTNYLKVIGIAYQPDYDILVYGGILLLIMLFLPEGVFEGLSRAARAGRQLVRR